The following DNA comes from Pirellulales bacterium.
TGGCGGCGAGCACGCTCGAAGCCACGGGCATGTCCGAGGCGATTCGTGCCGAGTTCGAACAGCAGCTTCGCGGCGATCCGCGCCTGGGCGAGGTGCTCGCCGCGGACGAAGAACGTCGCACGCTGCGCGAGGAGATGAGCGAGCAGCGACTGAACGCACAACTCCTAGGTCAGCTCGGGCAGTTCGTCGCCTTGTTCGGCAACCTGCCCGGCGAGCGGCAGGACGCCACGGAGGCCACGGTCCACCAGGCCTTGTACTTCTCGCACGATGGAGGCATGGCCAGTTGGCTGACCCCCTTGGGACAGAACCTGGCCGCAAGGGCCGTGTCGCTTTCCGATCCCGCGCTGGCCTGTGACGAGATCGTGCTCAGCGTGCTGTCGCGTCGTTCCACGACGGACGAGCAGCAAGAGTTCGCCCATTTGCTCGCGGCCCAAGGCGAATCGGGGCGAGCCACCGCCGTGTCGGAGTTTATCTGGGCGCTCCTCGCGTCGAACGAGTTCCGCTTCAATCACTAATATGGACTGCACCTTCTGGGTGTAGATGAGGATTGAGCCATGCAGTGTGCCTACGCCTGCCGCTCGACAGAACACTCGATTGCGCGGCGTTCCTTCCTCGGAGGAATGTTGGCCGGCGCCGGCGGTGTGCTGGGAGGCGCCTTCGGCGGCTTCGCACGGCCGGCCGCTGCGCAACAACTCGCCTCGACCCAGAAACGCGTCCTCGTGGTTTATCTCGCCGGCGGCGTGAGCCAGCTCGAAAGCTGGGATCCCAAGCCCCAGACCGACACCGGCGGACCGTTTCGCGCGATCCCCACCTCGGTGCCTGGCATCCACATCTCAGAGCTGCTGCCCTATACGGCGCAGCAGATGCACCACTTATCGATCGTGCGCAGCGTGAACACGAACGAGAACGATCACGGCAAGGGGAGCTACATCATGCATACGGGGCGGCGCGAGGAGCCCGCGCAGCCCTATCCGCATTTGGGATCGGTGGCCGCGAAGTATCTCTCGCCGGAGGATGCGGCGCTACCCGGCTACATCCACATCACGCCGGGAGGCAACGGGGTCAGCGCCAGCGAAGCCGCCTTCCTCGGCCCGCGTTATGGCGCGGTGACTTTGGGTAATGGCGAGCCCCCGCGCAACACGAAACGCGCCGAATCGTTGACCGAAGCCGCCGACCTGGCGCGCAACGATCTGCGGCGCCGCCTGAACGATCGGTTCGTCGCGCGACGACGAACCGCCGAGACCGAGGCCTACAGCTACTCCTACGAGCAGGCCCTCAAGTTGGTCGCCCAGCGCGAGCTGTTCGACGTCACGCGCGAAGGGGACGCCGAATTGGCGCGCTACGGCACGCACGATTTCGGCCGTCATTGTCTCCTCGCGCGGAGACTGCTCGAGCACGGCGTGACCTTTGTCAAAGTCTCGCATTCGAATTACGACACGCACAACGAGAACTTCGACTTCCACATCGAGCAGTTGGGCGAGTTCGATCGCCCCTTTGCGACC
Coding sequences within:
- a CDS encoding DUF1501 domain-containing protein; translated protein: MQCAYACRSTEHSIARRSFLGGMLAGAGGVLGGAFGGFARPAAAQQLASTQKRVLVVYLAGGVSQLESWDPKPQTDTGGPFRAIPTSVPGIHISELLPYTAQQMHHLSIVRSVNTNENDHGKGSYIMHTGRREEPAQPYPHLGSVAAKYLSPEDAALPGYIHITPGGNGVSASEAAFLGPRYGAVTLGNGEPPRNTKRAESLTEAADLARNDLRRRLNDRFVARRRTAETEAYSYSYEQALKLVAQRELFDVTREGDAELARYGTHDFGRHCLLARRLLEHGVTFVKVSHSNYDTHNENFDFHIEQLGEFDRPFATLVGDLAERGMLESTLIVVMSEFGRTPQINHLYGRDHWGTAWSVVLGGCGIQPGAVIGKTNENGTAVADREVNGGHLFHTYLKAVGLDPHEEYVIGGRPIAMADPSADVIQELLI